Proteins encoded together in one Ciona intestinalis chromosome 1, KH, whole genome shotgun sequence window:
- the ciha9d22 gene encoding uncharacterized protein LOC494398 isoform X2 gives MLYLESVRLNASMWIFCLTAISIGLLLQSVPVTSQTHHIHSSGHMHEEDNSDLLATFKDLGEILDGWSCYTSSVGSNCQNKVSKMCYSTKQNYFFKGNQVKISNLIDIKQECQKLCLGNQNCILWSFVPKILRRSSARCFHTYKNMRVNETKIYYEHGSSIMSTTCSTGYAGCFEDKVIVPDLTHQVSKHNKRVSTCRWKCLKRKDPYAGLQSPGECWCGKSFGLYNQSLFNGSECRIQYNQNAIYRTGSLYDGEMCILGKFAVQEFNGSGVLVYSDLTLKNCIMLCKSNRNCSLWSFNGSHCFVIMEMSLKSATNTTLSFIGSSASFTGFSECSDNNEKYTIFSKLVSRPTAGTNKTYFELAQFEKGNFNFSTHRILNTTSPTKQPKLFVGALTSTQILYNWRLFADVFLNGNFLSYSVREIQGHGLEQPVGAEKITISESLVAWMLVCPSEYKSFGCLLTAKDNEPNLKEYFCVHHQFTVPARIGTTVRIIGNWSIHLIEPSDCHLGYSFSHMWVTNHTQIDQIKLYTLALNRKQNSCKKMSPLTQTQPNLVSATEASNYLDQNSPLQNILSTRQAFVYQQFTTSSTVPSTSRILKKTFQHSQPSLSKAKVAATNNIVSHFKTLKLNGIQQVTIATTPTKNTAVHYTILKTKMYTSKQNSDKAVHKETVYQMNRHAAITDSGKHATVLSAMQVGETDDNLQSHANELMLLQWLLLLLLLLLLHLHSSSYPASCFMFVAETRYMRSIG, from the exons ATGCTGTATTTGGAAAGCGTAAGGCTGAATGCAAGTATgtggattttttgtttaactgcCATTTCAATCGGATTGCTATTACAAA GTGtacctgtgacgtcacagacgcaTCATATTCATAGCTCTGGCCACATGCATGAGGAAGATAATAGTGACTTGCTTGCAACATTTAAAG ATTTGGGCGAAATTTTGGACGGATGGTCATGCTACACATCTAGCGTTGGGAGCAATTGCCAAAATAAAGTATCAAAAATGTGCTATTCTACAaagcaaaactattttttcaaAGGCAACCAAGTGAAAATTTCTAATTTAATCGACATTAAACAAGAGTGTCAG AAACTATGTTTGGGAAATCAAAATTGCATTTTGTGGAGTTTTGTACCCAAAATACTTAGGCGTAGCTCAGCGAGGTGCTTTCATACTTACAAGAACATGCGCGTTAATGAGACAAAAATTTACTATGAGCATGGATCTTCCATTATGAGTACGACATGCAGTACCG GCTATGCAGGTTGTTTTGAAGATAAAGTCATAGTACCTGATCTAACTCATCAGGTGAGCAAACACAACAAACGCGTCAGCACCTGTCGCTGGAAATGCCTGAAACGGAAAGACCCCTACGCTGGTCTACAG aGTCCTGGAGAGTGTTGGTGTGGTAAAAGTTTTGGATTATACAATCAAAGCTTGTTCAATGGATCTGAATGCAGAATACAGTACAACCAAAATGCTATATATCGAACAG gTTCACTGTATGATGGAGAAATGTGTATACTTGGAAAATTTGCGGTGCAAGAATTTAACGGTTCGGGTGTTTTAGTCTATTCAG ATTTAACTCTCAAGAATTGCATCATGTTATGCAAGTCCAACAGAAACTGTAGTCTCTGGTCGTTTAACGGTAGTCATTGTTTTGTCATTATGGAAATGTCCTTGAAATCAGCTACAAACACAACATTATCTTTTATTGGAAGTTCTGCGTCCTTTACTGGATTTTCAGAGTGTTCAGACAACAACGaaaaat ATACTATTTTCAGCAAGCTGGTTTCTAGACCAACTGCTGgtacaa ATAAGACATACTTTGAACTGGCTCAATTTGAGAAGggtaatttcaatttttccaCACATCGAATTTTGAACACAACATCACCAACTAAACAACCAAAACTCTTTGTTGGGGCATTAACTTCAACgcaaatattatacaattggagATTGTTCGCagacgtttttttaaatggaaactTTCTTTCGTATTCAGTACG AGAAATACAAGGTCATGGTTTGGAACAACCAGTTGGTGCTGAAAAAATTACAATCTCTGAATCATTGGTGGCTTGGATGTTAGTTTGTCCATCTGAATATAAATCTTTTGGTTGCCTTCTTACCGCGAAAgataatgagccaaatctAAAGGAATATTTTTGTGTTCATCACCAGTTCACAGTTCCAGCAAGAATTGGCACAACTGTTCG AATTATTGGAAACTGGTCCATTCATTTAATAGAGCCTTCTGATTGCCATTTAGGATACAGTTTCTCTCATATGTGGGTTACTAACCACACGCAGATTGATCAGATAAAGTTATACACTCTTGCTTTAAACAGAAAGCAGAATTCGTGTAAAAAG ATGTCGCCACTTACTCAAACTCAACCAAACTTGGTGAGTGCAACGGAAGCATCAAACTACCTTGATCAAAACA GTCCgctgcaaaatattttaagcacAAGACAAGCTTTCGTCTATCAGCAGTTCACCACTTCTAGCACGGTACCCAGCACTTCTCGCATTCTCAAGAAAACGTTTCAACATTCCCAGCCATCTTTGTCAAAGGCAAAAGTAGCAGcaacaaataatatagtaTCACATTTCAAAACACTTAAGTTGAATGGTATTCAACAGGTAACAATTGCAACTACGCCAACAAAAAACACAGCTGTGCATTACACTATATTGAAAACTAAAATGTACACGTCAAAACAAAATAGTGACAAAG CTGTGCATAAAGAGACAGTTTATCAAATGAATAGACACGCCGCAATCACAGATAGTGGAAAACATGCAACAGTTCTTTCTGCAATGCAGGTTGGCGAAACAGATGATAACCTGCAAAGTCATGCTAACGAAC TTATGCTTTTACAATGGTTGCTTTTATTAttgcttttgttgttgttacactTGCACTCTTCGTCGTATCCTGCatcttgttttatgtttgtcgCAG AGACCAGGTATATGAGGAGCATCGGATAA
- the ciha9d22 gene encoding uncharacterized protein LOC494398 precursor (The RefSeq protein has 4 substitutions compared to this genomic sequence), producing MWIFCLTAISIGLLLQSVPVTSQTHHIHSSGHMHEEDNSDLLATFKDLGEILDGWSCYTSSVGSNCQNKVSKMCYSTKQNYFFKGNQVKISNLIDIKQECQKLCLGNQNCILWSFVPKILKRSSARCFHIYKNMRVNETKICYEPGSSIMSTTCSTGYAGCFEDKVIVPDLTHQVSKHNKRVSTCRWKCLKRKDPYAGLQSPGECWCGKSFGLYNQSLFNGSECRIQYNQNAIYRTGSLYDGEMCILGKFAVQEFNGSGVLVYSDLTLKNCIMLCKSNRNCSLWSFNGSHCFVIMEMSLKSATNTTLSFIGSSASFTGFSECSDNNEKYTIFSKLVSRPTAGTNKTYFELAQFEKGNFNFSTHRILNTTSPTKQPKLFVGALTSTQILYNWRLFADVFLNGNFLSYSVREIQGHGLEQPVGAEKITISESLVAWMLVCPSEYKSFGCLLTAKDNEPNLKEYFCVHHQFTVPARIGTTVRIIGNWSIHLIEPSDCHLGYSFSHMWVTNHTQIDQIKLYTLALNRKQNSCKKMSPLTQTQPNLVSATEASNYLDQNSPLQNILSTRQAFVYQQFTTSSTVPSTSRILKKTFQHSQPSLSKAKVAATNNIVSHFKTLKLNGIQQVTIATTPTKNTAVHYTILKTKMYTSKQNSDKAVHKETVYQMNRHAAITDSGKHATVLSAMQVGETDDNLQSHANEHSYAFTMVAFIIAFVVVTLALFVVSCILFYVCRRDQVYEEHRINKKPPLAHTRNNVTTASPYFCSVILNNKSNKAPLVISTYYHSHEATVQLT from the exons ATgtggattttttgtttaactgcCATTTCAATCGGATTGCTATTACAAA GTGtacctgtgacgtcacagacgcaTCATATTCATAGCTCTGGCCACATGCATGAGGAAGATAATAGTGACTTGCTTGCAACATTTAAAG ATTTGGGCGAAATTTTGGACGGATGGTCATGCTACACATCTAGCGTTGGGAGCAATTGCCAAAATAAAGTATCAAAAATGTGCTATTCTACAaagcaaaactattttttcaaAGGCAACCAAGTGAAAATTTCTAATTTAATCGACATTAAACAAGAGTGTCAG AAACTATGTTTGGGAAATCAAAATTGCATTTTGTGGAGTTTTGTACCCAAAATACTTAGGCGTAGCTCAGCGAGGTGCTTTCATACTTACAAGAACATGCGCGTTAATGAGACAAAAATTTACTATGAGCATGGATCTTCCATTATGAGTACGACATGCAGTACCG GCTATGCAGGTTGTTTTGAAGATAAAGTCATAGTACCTGATCTAACTCATCAGGTGAGCAAACACAACAAACGCGTCAGCACCTGTCGCTGGAAATGCCTGAAACGGAAAGACCCCTACGCTGGTCTACAG aGTCCTGGAGAGTGTTGGTGTGGTAAAAGTTTTGGATTATACAATCAAAGCTTGTTCAATGGATCTGAATGCAGAATACAGTACAACCAAAATGCTATATATCGAACAG gTTCACTGTATGATGGAGAAATGTGTATACTTGGAAAATTTGCGGTGCAAGAATTTAACGGTTCGGGTGTTTTAGTCTATTCAG ATTTAACTCTCAAGAATTGCATCATGTTATGCAAGTCCAACAGAAACTGTAGTCTCTGGTCGTTTAACGGTAGTCATTGTTTTGTCATTATGGAAATGTCCTTGAAATCAGCTACAAACACAACATTATCTTTTATTGGAAGTTCTGCGTCCTTTACTGGATTTTCAGAGTGTTCAGACAACAACGaaaaat ATACTATTTTCAGCAAGCTGGTTTCTAGACCAACTGCTGgtacaa ATAAGACATACTTTGAACTGGCTCAATTTGAGAAGggtaatttcaatttttccaCACATCGAATTTTGAACACAACATCACCAACTAAACAACCAAAACTCTTTGTTGGGGCATTAACTTCAACgcaaatattatacaattggagATTGTTCGCagacgtttttttaaatggaaactTTCTTTCGTATTCAGTACG AGAAATACAAGGTCATGGTTTGGAACAACCAGTTGGTGCTGAAAAAATTACAATCTCTGAATCATTGGTGGCTTGGATGTTAGTTTGTCCATCTGAATATAAATCTTTTGGTTGCCTTCTTACCGCGAAAgataatgagccaaatctAAAGGAATATTTTTGTGTTCATCACCAGTTCACAGTTCCAGCAAGAATTGGCACAACTGTTCG AATTATTGGAAACTGGTCCATTCATTTAATAGAGCCTTCTGATTGCCATTTAGGATACAGTTTCTCTCATATGTGGGTTACTAACCACACGCAGATTGATCAGATAAAGTTATACACTCTTGCTTTAAACAGAAAGCAGAATTCGTGTAAAAAG ATGTCGCCACTTACTCAAACTCAACCAAACTTGGTGAGTGCAACGGAAGCATCAAACTACCTTGATCAAAACA GTCCgctgcaaaatattttaagcacAAGACAAGCTTTCGTCTATCAGCAGTTCACCACTTCTAGCACGGTACCCAGCACTTCTCGCATTCTCAAGAAAACGTTTCAACATTCCCAGCCATCTTTGTCAAAGGCAAAAGTAGCAGcaacaaataatatagtaTCACATTTCAAAACACTTAAGTTGAATGGTATTCAACAGGTAACAATTGCAACTACGCCAACAAAAAACACAGCTGTGCATTACACTATATTGAAAACTAAAATGTACACGTCAAAACAAAATAGTGACAAAG CTGTGCATAAAGAGACAGTTTATCAAATGAATAGACACGCCGCAATCACAGATAGTGGAAAACATGCAACAGTTCTTTCTGCAATGCAGGTTGGCGAAACAGATGATAACCTGCAAAGTCATGCTAACGAAC atAGTTATGCTTTTACAATGGTTGCTTTTATTAttgcttttgttgttgttacactTGCACTCTTCGTCGTATCCTGCatcttgttttatgtttgtcgCAG AGACCAGGTATATGAGGAGCATCGGATAAACAAGAAACCACCTTTAGCAC ACACACGCAACAATGTTACAACAGCATCTCCATATTTCTGTTCTGTAATCTTGAATAACAAGTCAAACAAGGCTCCCTTAGTAATATCGACGTATTACCATTCTCATGAAGCAACTGTCCAGTTAACTTAA
- the ciha9d22 gene encoding uncharacterized protein LOC494398 isoform X1, producing the protein MLYLESVRLNASMWIFCLTAISIGLLLQSVPVTSQTHHIHSSGHMHEEDNSDLLATFKDLGEILDGWSCYTSSVGSNCQNKVSKMCYSTKQNYFFKGNQVKISNLIDIKQECQKLCLGNQNCILWSFVPKILRRSSARCFHTYKNMRVNETKIYYEHGSSIMSTTCSTGYAGCFEDKVIVPDLTHQVSKHNKRVSTCRWKCLKRKDPYAGLQSPGECWCGKSFGLYNQSLFNGSECRIQYNQNAIYRTGSLYDGEMCILGKFAVQEFNGSGVLVYSDLTLKNCIMLCKSNRNCSLWSFNGSHCFVIMEMSLKSATNTTLSFIGSSASFTGFSECSDNNEKYTIFSKLVSRPTAGTNKTYFELAQFEKGNFNFSTHRILNTTSPTKQPKLFVGALTSTQILYNWRLFADVFLNGNFLSYSVREIQGHGLEQPVGAEKITISESLVAWMLVCPSEYKSFGCLLTAKDNEPNLKEYFCVHHQFTVPARIGTTVRIIGNWSIHLIEPSDCHLGYSFSHMWVTNHTQIDQIKLYTLALNRKQNSCKKMSPLTQTQPNLVSATEASNYLDQNSPLQNILSTRQAFVYQQFTTSSTVPSTSRILKKTFQHSQPSLSKAKVTIATTPTKNTAVHYTILKTKMYTSKQNSDKAVHKETVYQMNRHAAITDSGKHATVLSAMQVGETDDNLQSHANEHSYAFTMVAFIIAFVVVTLALFVVSCILFYVCRRDQVYEEHRINKKPPLAHTRNNVTTASPYFCSVILNNKSNKAPLVISTYYHSHEATVQLT; encoded by the exons ATGCTGTATTTGGAAAGCGTAAGGCTGAATGCAAGTATgtggattttttgtttaactgcCATTTCAATCGGATTGCTATTACAAA GTGtacctgtgacgtcacagacgcaTCATATTCATAGCTCTGGCCACATGCATGAGGAAGATAATAGTGACTTGCTTGCAACATTTAAAG ATTTGGGCGAAATTTTGGACGGATGGTCATGCTACACATCTAGCGTTGGGAGCAATTGCCAAAATAAAGTATCAAAAATGTGCTATTCTACAaagcaaaactattttttcaaAGGCAACCAAGTGAAAATTTCTAATTTAATCGACATTAAACAAGAGTGTCAG AAACTATGTTTGGGAAATCAAAATTGCATTTTGTGGAGTTTTGTACCCAAAATACTTAGGCGTAGCTCAGCGAGGTGCTTTCATACTTACAAGAACATGCGCGTTAATGAGACAAAAATTTACTATGAGCATGGATCTTCCATTATGAGTACGACATGCAGTACCG GCTATGCAGGTTGTTTTGAAGATAAAGTCATAGTACCTGATCTAACTCATCAGGTGAGCAAACACAACAAACGCGTCAGCACCTGTCGCTGGAAATGCCTGAAACGGAAAGACCCCTACGCTGGTCTACAG aGTCCTGGAGAGTGTTGGTGTGGTAAAAGTTTTGGATTATACAATCAAAGCTTGTTCAATGGATCTGAATGCAGAATACAGTACAACCAAAATGCTATATATCGAACAG gTTCACTGTATGATGGAGAAATGTGTATACTTGGAAAATTTGCGGTGCAAGAATTTAACGGTTCGGGTGTTTTAGTCTATTCAG ATTTAACTCTCAAGAATTGCATCATGTTATGCAAGTCCAACAGAAACTGTAGTCTCTGGTCGTTTAACGGTAGTCATTGTTTTGTCATTATGGAAATGTCCTTGAAATCAGCTACAAACACAACATTATCTTTTATTGGAAGTTCTGCGTCCTTTACTGGATTTTCAGAGTGTTCAGACAACAACGaaaaat ATACTATTTTCAGCAAGCTGGTTTCTAGACCAACTGCTGgtacaa ATAAGACATACTTTGAACTGGCTCAATTTGAGAAGggtaatttcaatttttccaCACATCGAATTTTGAACACAACATCACCAACTAAACAACCAAAACTCTTTGTTGGGGCATTAACTTCAACgcaaatattatacaattggagATTGTTCGCagacgtttttttaaatggaaactTTCTTTCGTATTCAGTACG AGAAATACAAGGTCATGGTTTGGAACAACCAGTTGGTGCTGAAAAAATTACAATCTCTGAATCATTGGTGGCTTGGATGTTAGTTTGTCCATCTGAATATAAATCTTTTGGTTGCCTTCTTACCGCGAAAgataatgagccaaatctAAAGGAATATTTTTGTGTTCATCACCAGTTCACAGTTCCAGCAAGAATTGGCACAACTGTTCG AATTATTGGAAACTGGTCCATTCATTTAATAGAGCCTTCTGATTGCCATTTAGGATACAGTTTCTCTCATATGTGGGTTACTAACCACACGCAGATTGATCAGATAAAGTTATACACTCTTGCTTTAAACAGAAAGCAGAATTCGTGTAAAAAG ATGTCGCCACTTACTCAAACTCAACCAAACTTGGTGAGTGCAACGGAAGCATCAAACTACCTTGATCAAAACA GTCCgctgcaaaatattttaagcacAAGACAAGCTTTCGTCTATCAGCAGTTCACCACTTCTAGCACGGTACCCAGCACTTCTCGCATTCTCAAGAAAACGTTTCAACATTCCCAGCCATCTTTGTCAAAGGCAAAA GTAACAATTGCAACTACGCCAACAAAAAACACAGCTGTGCATTACACTATATTGAAAACTAAAATGTACACGTCAAAACAAAATAGTGACAAAG CTGTGCATAAAGAGACAGTTTATCAAATGAATAGACACGCCGCAATCACAGATAGTGGAAAACATGCAACAGTTCTTTCTGCAATGCAGGTTGGCGAAACAGATGATAACCTGCAAAGTCATGCTAACGAAC atAGTTATGCTTTTACAATGGTTGCTTTTATTAttgcttttgttgttgttacactTGCACTCTTCGTCGTATCCTGCatcttgttttatgtttgtcgCAG AGACCAGGTATATGAGGAGCATCGGATAAACAAGAAACCACCTTTAGCAC ACACACGCAACAATGTTACAACAGCATCTCCATATTTCTGTTCTGTAATCTTGAATAACAAGTCAAACAAGGCTCCCTTAGTAATATCGACGTATTACCATTCTCATGAAGCAACTGTCCAGTTAACTTAA